One window from the genome of Mycolicibacterium gadium encodes:
- a CDS encoding MMPL/RND family transporter, whose amino-acid sequence MSSGTTERSKIAHAIRVLAVPIVLGWMVLTVVTTVFVPSLEKVGEAQAVSMNAHDAPAFIAMQRIGANFEEFDSDSNAMVILEGDKPLGDEAHHYYDELIKAFEADPEHVEHVADFWSDPLTAAGAQSSDGKSAYVQLYLRGNMGETRSNESIAAVRDIIEETPAAPGVKAYVTGGAALSADQRVAGDKGAVKATLVTLVVIFVMLLVVYRSFATTILILLMVFIELGASRGIVAFLGNAGVMGLSTFATSLLTLIAIAAGTDYAIFLIGRYQEARGDGEDREAAYYTMFHGTAHVVLGSGLTIAGAMLCLKFTRLPWFQTMAVPCAVGILVAVIAALTLGPAVVVIGSRFGLFEPKRAIKSVGWRRIGVVVVRWPGPILVATCALALIGLLALPGYKTDYDARHFMPEDTPANIGYAVADRHFDSARMNPELMMVESDHDLRNSADFLVIDKIAKALFRVPGIARVQTITRPDGKPIEHTTIPFLLSMQGTTNQLNQKYNQDRMADMLVQADEMQTTIDTLTQMSALTEQMAAVTHSMVAKTRDMTVDIAELRDNIANFDDFFRPMRNYLYWEPHCYNIPVCWSIRSVFDTLDGVDIMTADIQQLLPDLEHLDTLMPQLVALMPAQIQTMKTMKAMMLTMYATQKGMQDQMAAQQENSSAMGDAFDDSMNDDSFYLPPEVFENEDFKRGIENFISPDGKSVRFIIEHDGDPATPEGIARIDALKQAAKEAIKGTPLEGSTIFLGGTAATYKDMRDGANYDLLIAGLSAAALIFVIMLLITRSVVASAVIVGTVLLSLGTSFGLSVLVWQHLLGIRLHWIVLVMSVILLLAVGSDYNLLLVSRFKEELHHGLKTAIIRAMAGSGSVVTSAGLVFAATMASFIFGDLLSIAQVGSTIALGLLFDTLIVRSFMTPSIAALMGRWFWWPQVPQTPASKRRMQKIFGDRDAAVRS is encoded by the coding sequence ATGAGTTCTGGTACCACGGAGCGATCGAAGATCGCACACGCCATTCGCGTGCTCGCCGTGCCCATCGTGCTGGGCTGGATGGTCCTGACGGTCGTCACCACCGTCTTCGTACCTTCGCTGGAGAAGGTGGGCGAGGCCCAAGCCGTGTCGATGAACGCACACGATGCGCCGGCGTTCATCGCGATGCAGCGCATCGGTGCGAATTTCGAGGAGTTCGACTCCGACAGCAACGCCATGGTCATCCTCGAGGGGGACAAGCCTCTCGGCGACGAGGCGCATCACTATTACGACGAGTTGATCAAGGCCTTTGAGGCCGACCCCGAGCACGTCGAGCACGTCGCTGACTTCTGGAGCGATCCACTGACCGCGGCGGGTGCGCAGAGTAGCGACGGCAAATCCGCCTACGTTCAGCTGTATCTGCGCGGCAACATGGGCGAGACGCGGTCCAACGAGTCCATCGCCGCCGTTCGCGACATCATCGAGGAGACACCCGCAGCGCCGGGCGTCAAGGCGTATGTCACCGGCGGGGCGGCGTTGAGCGCCGACCAGCGCGTCGCCGGCGACAAGGGCGCGGTCAAGGCGACGTTGGTGACGCTGGTGGTCATCTTCGTCATGCTGCTGGTCGTCTACCGCTCGTTCGCCACGACGATCCTCATCCTGCTCATGGTGTTCATCGAACTCGGCGCCTCCCGCGGAATCGTGGCGTTCCTCGGAAACGCGGGCGTCATGGGGTTGTCGACCTTCGCGACGAGTCTGCTCACGTTGATCGCCATCGCTGCGGGCACTGACTACGCGATCTTCCTCATCGGGCGCTATCAAGAGGCCCGCGGAGACGGCGAGGACCGGGAAGCCGCGTACTACACCATGTTTCACGGCACCGCACACGTGGTGCTCGGGTCCGGCCTCACCATCGCCGGTGCGATGCTGTGCCTCAAATTCACCCGTCTGCCGTGGTTTCAGACCATGGCGGTGCCCTGCGCGGTCGGCATCCTCGTCGCGGTCATCGCTGCGCTGACCCTCGGCCCGGCCGTGGTCGTCATCGGCAGCCGCTTCGGTCTGTTCGAGCCCAAACGCGCCATCAAGTCCGTCGGCTGGCGCCGAATCGGTGTGGTCGTGGTGCGGTGGCCGGGCCCGATCCTCGTGGCCACGTGCGCCCTTGCGCTGATCGGTCTGCTCGCCCTGCCTGGTTACAAGACCGATTACGACGCGCGGCACTTCATGCCCGAGGACACCCCGGCCAACATCGGATACGCCGTCGCCGACCGGCATTTCGACAGCGCCAGAATGAACCCCGAGTTGATGATGGTGGAAAGCGACCACGACCTCCGCAACTCGGCGGACTTCCTGGTGATCGACAAGATCGCCAAGGCGCTCTTCCGGGTTCCCGGCATCGCGCGGGTGCAGACGATCACCCGTCCCGACGGAAAACCGATCGAGCACACCACGATCCCGTTCCTGCTCAGCATGCAGGGCACGACGAACCAGCTGAACCAGAAGTACAACCAGGACCGCATGGCCGACATGTTGGTTCAGGCCGACGAGATGCAGACGACCATCGACACGCTCACGCAGATGTCGGCGCTGACCGAGCAGATGGCCGCCGTCACCCACAGCATGGTCGCGAAGACCAGGGACATGACCGTCGACATCGCCGAATTACGTGACAACATCGCCAATTTCGACGATTTCTTCCGGCCGATGCGGAACTACCTCTATTGGGAACCGCACTGCTACAACATCCCGGTCTGTTGGTCGATCCGGTCGGTCTTCGACACCCTGGATGGCGTCGACATCATGACTGCCGACATTCAGCAGTTGTTGCCCGATCTGGAGCATCTCGACACGCTGATGCCGCAACTGGTCGCGCTGATGCCCGCGCAGATCCAGACCATGAAAACGATGAAGGCGATGATGTTGACGATGTATGCCACCCAGAAGGGCATGCAGGATCAGATGGCGGCGCAGCAAGAGAATTCGTCCGCGATGGGCGACGCTTTCGACGACTCGATGAACGACGACTCGTTCTACCTGCCGCCGGAAGTGTTCGAGAACGAGGACTTCAAACGCGGCATCGAGAACTTCATCTCACCCGACGGCAAGTCGGTGCGCTTCATCATCGAGCATGACGGCGATCCCGCTACCCCCGAGGGCATTGCGCGCATCGACGCGCTCAAGCAGGCGGCCAAGGAAGCCATCAAGGGCACGCCGTTGGAGGGTTCGACGATCTTCCTCGGCGGCACTGCCGCGACCTATAAGGACATGCGGGACGGTGCCAACTACGACCTGCTGATCGCCGGATTGTCCGCGGCAGCACTCATTTTCGTCATCATGCTTCTCATCACGCGAAGTGTCGTGGCATCGGCGGTCATTGTGGGCACCGTACTGCTGTCGCTCGGTACGTCGTTCGGGCTTTCGGTGCTTGTCTGGCAACATCTGCTGGGCATTCGCCTGCACTGGATTGTTCTGGTGATGTCGGTGATCCTGTTGCTGGCAGTCGGTTCCGATTACAACTTGCTCCTGGTGTCGCGGTTCAAGGAGGAACTGCACCACGGGTTGAAGACGGCGATCATCCGGGCCATGGCGGGATCGGGTTCGGTGGTGACGTCGGCCGGTCTGGTGTTCGCCGCGACCATGGCGTCATTCATATTCGGCGACCTACTGTCCATCGCGCAGGTCGGCAGCACGATCGCGCTGGGGCTCTTGTTCGACACCTTGATCGTGCGGTCGTTCATGACGCCGTCGATCGCCGCGCTGATGGGGCGCTGGTTCTGGTGGCCTCAGGTTCCGCAGACGCCCGCGTCGAAGCGCAGGATGCAGAAGATCTTCGGCGATCGCGACGCCGCCGTGCGATCCTGA
- a CDS encoding STAS domain-containing protein, whose protein sequence is MATPLSVRTSLVDGTAVLSVAGEIDMSNVGVFTTAIADAMVPASHDGGVLTIDLTRVEYLDSAGIGALFDQADRIRLIVNPMLMPVLRVSGLTNVTSVIAR, encoded by the coding sequence ATGGCCACTCCACTTTCTGTCCGTACCAGTCTTGTCGACGGCACCGCGGTGCTGAGCGTGGCCGGCGAAATCGATATGAGCAATGTCGGCGTGTTCACGACCGCGATCGCCGACGCGATGGTGCCGGCTTCCCACGACGGCGGTGTCTTGACGATCGACCTGACCCGCGTCGAGTACTTGGACAGCGCCGGCATCGGCGCGTTGTTCGATCAGGCCGATCGCATCCGCCTGATCGTCAACCCGATGCTGATGCCGGTCCTCAGGGTCAGTGGTCTCACCAACGTGACTTCGGTGATAGCTCGATAG
- a CDS encoding SpoIIE family protein phosphatase, with translation MSGTAGERDGVATVFSADAEIGFDLAQVDWEGTPLGSPHQWPQSLQTAVGILLSTRFSMWMAWGPDLTFFCNAAYRRDTLGRKYPWALGRPAREVWAEIWDDIGPRIDGVLSTGEATWDSELLLFLERSGYQEETYHTFSYSPLRDEENQIVGMLCVVSEDTQQVIGERRMATLRDLGSDPSVVRSEEESLAFAGRQLGQNLRDLPFTLTYLLDDSGDARLTGSSGIDPGHPAAPALIPAGENRPWPAAEAAHGDTLSVGLDGLPNLPTGDWRDPPTEALLVPLLLQQGGTPRGFLVAALNRYRPLDDAYRDFVTLVAGHIASGIGSARSFRDQQRRAEELAELDRAKTTFFSNISHEFRTPLTLILDPVDQLRGRTELDEPTRQELDTVWRNGLRLTKLVNSLLDFSRFEAGRTQAHFVPVDVAAVTAELASVFRSAVERAGLGFVVDCPPLDDVVYIDRDMWEKVILNLLSNALKFTFEGSISVGVRGENGEAVVTVADTGIGVAAAEIPRLFERFHRIENVRSRSNEGSGIGLALVKELVEVHRGSIAADSTEGVGTTFTIRIPLGTANLPTAQVVTVDAGRASSATAEPYVQEALRWIPAETGHTAEESGKTGEDVSGTGTRKPIRALIADDNADMRDYLVRLLSNDGYEVHAVTDGLQALDAVRTTLPDIVVSDVMMPQLDGLGLVAALRSDPRTVAIPVLLLSARAGQEASIGGLQAGADDYLTKPFAAAELLARVRANVGLARMRSHHARWRTALVDSLQEAFFVCDERGAVIEINTAFTDILGFGVDGLPYEPVHPWWPSADTDPDAHREMAEAFEALRDEKEGTLTAPASHRDGHRVWVSAAFSHVDDPDTGRRVMVGTFRDVTAEHYTVQRESALAALNQQLAQADSLGDAVRAAAQEFCDIWSARLVVAVTFPVDETEADPADVVCVGEPATLEQLEPRIRDVIHALRGGDLLDSSTTELDIAGIALQHPGGVLVIVVELHERRPFTSEDHTLLTVLAGRLGQGLQRVHQLDQQRETALALQHAILGPDVSGGFAVRYQPATRPLHVGGDWYDVVDLDDGRVALIVGDCVGHGLAAATVMGQLRSACRALLLEQSSPSAALTALDRFAARLEGARCTTAFCAVLNPDSGEVVYSSAGHPPPILVMADRSTQLLDGAAATPLGLRYDHSRPEARATMPARSTLLLYTDGLIERRRESLDLGIRRATDLVKDNRDTALEGLADEIMSRLAPGDGYQDDVAVLLYRQPASLEIDIAADVGELASTRATLRGWLIRAGVDAEQTLDVLIAVGEAVANSIEHGHREQRDGTVRLRATALADRLHLTVVDTGSWRPPQADPTSFRGRGIMLMRALMQDVTIEPSDGGTTVRMHTGIA, from the coding sequence ATGAGCGGTACCGCCGGCGAGCGCGATGGCGTGGCCACCGTTTTCAGCGCGGACGCGGAAATCGGCTTCGACCTTGCCCAGGTGGACTGGGAGGGCACCCCACTGGGTTCGCCGCATCAGTGGCCGCAGAGCCTACAGACGGCGGTCGGCATCCTGCTGTCGACTCGTTTCTCGATGTGGATGGCATGGGGACCGGATTTGACGTTCTTCTGCAATGCCGCGTATCGACGCGACACGCTGGGCCGCAAGTACCCGTGGGCGTTGGGACGGCCGGCCCGCGAGGTGTGGGCGGAGATCTGGGACGACATCGGACCGCGAATCGACGGGGTCTTGTCCACCGGAGAAGCCACCTGGGACTCCGAGCTGTTGCTCTTCTTGGAGCGCTCCGGATATCAGGAGGAGACCTATCACACGTTCTCCTATAGTCCGCTACGCGACGAGGAAAACCAGATCGTCGGCATGCTGTGCGTGGTCAGTGAGGACACGCAACAGGTGATCGGCGAGCGGCGGATGGCGACGCTGCGCGATCTTGGCTCCGATCCAAGCGTCGTGCGCAGCGAGGAAGAGTCACTCGCGTTCGCCGGTCGCCAGCTCGGACAAAATTTGCGCGACCTCCCGTTCACGCTGACCTACCTGCTCGATGACAGCGGTGACGCACGGCTCACCGGCTCGAGCGGTATCGACCCTGGGCATCCCGCGGCTCCTGCGCTGATACCCGCTGGCGAGAATCGGCCGTGGCCGGCAGCGGAGGCTGCGCATGGCGACACGCTATCGGTAGGTCTGGACGGCTTGCCGAATCTGCCGACGGGGGATTGGCGCGACCCCCCGACTGAGGCACTGCTGGTGCCGTTGCTGCTGCAGCAGGGCGGCACTCCTCGCGGGTTCCTGGTGGCTGCACTGAACCGCTACCGCCCCTTGGATGATGCCTACCGCGACTTCGTGACGCTCGTTGCGGGGCATATCGCCTCCGGTATCGGTAGTGCGAGAAGCTTCCGGGACCAGCAACGCCGGGCGGAGGAGCTGGCGGAACTGGATCGTGCCAAGACGACGTTCTTCTCGAACATCAGCCACGAATTCCGCACTCCCCTGACGTTGATACTCGACCCCGTTGACCAGCTGCGGGGTCGCACCGAACTCGACGAACCGACCCGCCAGGAGCTGGATACCGTGTGGCGCAACGGGTTACGTCTGACCAAGCTGGTCAACTCGTTGCTGGATTTCTCGCGCTTCGAGGCGGGCCGCACCCAGGCGCACTTCGTGCCGGTCGACGTTGCGGCCGTCACCGCAGAGCTGGCGAGCGTGTTTCGGTCCGCCGTCGAACGGGCGGGCCTTGGTTTTGTCGTCGACTGCCCACCTCTTGACGATGTCGTCTACATCGATCGCGATATGTGGGAGAAGGTGATTCTCAACCTCCTCTCGAACGCGTTGAAGTTCACCTTCGAAGGCAGCATCTCCGTAGGCGTCCGCGGCGAGAACGGCGAAGCGGTAGTGACTGTGGCGGATACCGGCATCGGCGTAGCGGCCGCGGAGATACCCCGGCTGTTCGAGCGCTTCCACCGCATCGAAAATGTACGCTCCCGATCCAACGAGGGCAGTGGTATCGGATTAGCCCTTGTCAAGGAGTTGGTCGAGGTCCACCGCGGCAGCATCGCGGCCGACAGCACAGAAGGTGTCGGGACCACCTTCACCATTCGTATACCGCTCGGCACCGCGAATCTGCCCACCGCCCAGGTTGTGACGGTGGATGCCGGCCGGGCATCTTCGGCAACTGCCGAACCCTATGTGCAGGAGGCATTGCGCTGGATCCCGGCCGAGACGGGTCATACGGCCGAGGAGTCGGGGAAAACCGGTGAGGACGTGTCAGGTACGGGCACTCGGAAGCCGATCCGTGCGCTGATCGCTGACGACAACGCCGATATGCGCGACTATCTGGTGCGCCTGCTGAGTAACGACGGCTACGAGGTCCACGCGGTCACCGACGGTCTGCAGGCCCTGGACGCAGTTCGTACCACCCTGCCCGACATCGTCGTCAGCGACGTGATGATGCCGCAGCTCGACGGGCTGGGGCTGGTGGCGGCCCTGCGTTCGGATCCGCGGACGGTGGCGATACCGGTGCTGCTGTTGTCCGCACGCGCCGGACAGGAGGCGTCGATCGGCGGTCTGCAGGCCGGCGCAGACGACTACCTCACGAAACCGTTCGCGGCCGCGGAACTGCTTGCGCGGGTGCGTGCCAACGTCGGGCTGGCTCGGATGCGCAGTCATCACGCCCGCTGGCGCACCGCGCTCGTCGACTCGCTGCAAGAAGCGTTCTTCGTGTGCGACGAACGCGGGGCCGTCATCGAAATCAACACGGCGTTCACCGACATCCTCGGGTTCGGCGTCGACGGCCTGCCATACGAACCCGTCCACCCGTGGTGGCCGTCGGCCGACACGGATCCCGACGCCCACAGGGAGATGGCGGAGGCTTTCGAGGCCCTCCGGGACGAAAAGGAGGGCACGCTGACAGCTCCCGCCTCCCATCGCGACGGACACCGAGTATGGGTGTCCGCCGCCTTCAGCCACGTCGACGATCCCGACACCGGGCGTCGCGTCATGGTCGGCACTTTCCGCGACGTCACCGCCGAGCACTACACCGTGCAACGAGAGTCTGCGCTGGCTGCGCTCAATCAGCAGCTCGCACAAGCCGATTCACTTGGGGACGCCGTACGCGCCGCGGCCCAGGAGTTTTGCGACATCTGGTCGGCGCGCCTCGTGGTGGCAGTCACGTTCCCGGTCGATGAGACAGAGGCCGACCCCGCGGACGTCGTATGCGTAGGCGAGCCCGCGACGTTGGAGCAGTTGGAGCCGCGCATCCGCGATGTCATCCATGCATTGCGGGGCGGTGACCTACTCGATTCCTCCACAACGGAACTCGACATCGCCGGCATCGCGCTGCAGCATCCGGGTGGTGTCCTCGTGATCGTGGTCGAACTCCACGAGCGCCGACCGTTCACATCGGAGGACCACACGCTGTTGACCGTGCTGGCCGGGCGCCTCGGACAGGGCCTGCAGCGGGTACACCAACTCGACCAACAGCGCGAGACCGCATTGGCGTTGCAGCACGCGATCCTCGGTCCCGATGTGTCCGGTGGATTCGCGGTGCGATACCAGCCCGCGACCCGGCCCCTGCATGTCGGCGGCGACTGGTACGACGTCGTCGATCTGGACGACGGCCGTGTCGCCCTGATCGTCGGCGACTGCGTCGGGCACGGGCTGGCGGCGGCGACGGTGATGGGTCAGCTCCGAAGCGCATGTCGCGCACTGCTACTCGAACAATCCAGCCCGTCCGCGGCGCTGACGGCTCTCGACCGGTTCGCCGCCCGTCTGGAGGGTGCGCGGTGTACGACGGCGTTCTGCGCGGTGCTGAATCCGGATTCTGGGGAAGTCGTGTATTCCAGTGCCGGTCACCCACCGCCGATTCTCGTCATGGCCGATCGCAGCACGCAGTTGCTCGACGGCGCCGCGGCGACTCCGCTCGGATTGCGGTACGACCACTCACGACCCGAGGCTCGCGCGACCATGCCCGCCCGCTCGACGCTGTTGTTGTACACCGACGGTTTGATCGAGCGTCGTCGTGAATCGCTGGACTTGGGGATTCGCCGTGCCACCGATCTCGTCAAAGACAATCGGGACACCGCGCTCGAGGGGCTCGCCGATGAGATCATGTCGCGCCTGGCGCCCGGCGACGGTTACCAGGACGATGTCGCCGTTCTGCTGTACCGGCAGCCCGCGTCACTCGAAATCGACATCGCCGCAGACGTGGGCGAGCTTGCATCGACTCGCGCTACGCTGCGCGGCTGGCTGATCCGCGCCGGCGTGGATGCCGAGCAGACGTTGGACGTGCTTATCGCGGTGGGCGAAGCGGTTGCCAATTCGATCGAGCACGGACACCGGGAGCAGCGCGATGGCACGGTCCGTTTGCGCGCGACGGCTTTGGCGGATCGATTGCATCTGACGGTGGTCGATACCGGGTCGTGGCGCCCACCGCAGGCAGACCCGACGTCATTTCGGGGTCGGGGCATCATGCTGATGCGCGCACTGATGCAGGATGTGACCATTGAGCCGAGTGACGGCGGCACGACGGTTCGCATGCACACGGGGATCGCCTGA
- a CDS encoding STAS domain-containing protein, protein MALLEVNQDVRDAAVVVSAAGEVDSASFTNLEFHLDTALKRALDHSALLLVIDLSEVTHFGSAGLNAVLECHEQGQVLGVAVRVAAANSEVLRPIQITKLDAILRVYPSLSAALDGH, encoded by the coding sequence GTGGCTCTACTGGAAGTGAATCAGGATGTTCGCGACGCAGCTGTCGTGGTATCGGCGGCGGGCGAGGTCGACTCCGCGAGTTTCACCAACCTGGAGTTCCATCTCGACACCGCCCTCAAGAGGGCGCTCGACCATTCGGCCTTGCTTCTGGTCATCGACCTGTCGGAGGTCACGCATTTCGGCAGCGCCGGGCTCAACGCCGTCCTCGAATGCCACGAGCAGGGACAGGTTCTGGGGGTCGCCGTCCGCGTAGCCGCTGCCAACTCAGAGGTGCTGCGTCCGATCCAGATCACCAAGCTCGACGCGATCCTGCGGGTCTATCCGAGTCTGTCCGCCGCACTCGATGGACATTGA